In the genome of Daucus carota subsp. sativus chromosome 9, DH1 v3.0, whole genome shotgun sequence, the window TTGATCATCTAGACAACTTTTCTTTGAGGGCGTTCAAAGGTGCGTAATCAACATTAAAGTATGATGATCCTTGTTGCATCTGTGCTTGACAATGTATCATTGTGGGTGAGTCTGCAATATTAGCAGTAAATAATTGGTTACAACTATATCATTAGAAAAAAGCATTTGAGTTGTTGGTGTTCATATTTTAACATTTGTAACTAAAGCATGGTTGTCATGTCggtcgactagtcgcgactagtcgactaAGCGGTGAATGGATGTCGACTCAACTTGTCGACTAGCTGAATGTTGATATTTcggtcgactagtcgactaaacggtcgactagtcgactagtcgagcTGCTAAATTTTCGGCTTTGGTTTTCTCTGATTATatttctgctctgtttttctgCAATCTGCACAATAAGTTCTGCATAACTCTCTATGTATTATCTGCACATATTTGTTGTATATCAGTTGTTATATATCAGTTGTTACATATTTTActttgttttattgttatttgttAACTCTTTTTGCTTTTCCATCATTCCCCTTAAGTTTCTGATTCTTAATTCCTTAGAATCTGAAATAAAACATTGTGGAAGGTGTTAGAACTTAAAAATCTAATTTAcatgatatgtgtgtgtgtgtctatataatatattattttttaaatttataataatattttttttttgtcgacTAGTCTACGACTTGTcaacgactagtcgactagtcgattaGACGGAGGTCCATCAACTCGCCTCGACTCATCGACGTGACAACCATGAATTAAAGGTTAATattttacaagacttgtagacATCTAGGTAAGTTGTATTATTGAGCCTGTCACCTGAGAACTTTTTTGCCAGCAGTCTAACAAAAGTAGCCCTCTCTTCCACGTCCATGATTAAAGTCATGGATTGGAGTGTATATGTAGAAATGTATTTTCCTATATCTCATTGATGTATAATGTATACAATATATAGCAGACTACCAATAGCTATCATAGGCGACATTACAGGAGATATTAACAAGTACAGTAAACTGAAGCAATTACTGTAGAATCAAAACTGATCCTAAACTAAAGCTATTTTTGAATTCATATAATATCATATCTGTACTTTAAGTGATATGCTGATTTTGTGGGATTGCTTTAACATCCCCCCGCAAACTGGACGATCTTTGATGGAAAAGTTTGTGAGTGAGAAGAGAATGTCGGTGTTTATGAAGAGGCTTGGTAAGGTGGTCAGCTGGTTGATCAACAGATGGAATGTAACACACACGATGACTACCAGCAGCAACTTTTTCGCGAACAAAATGGTAATCTAATTCAATATGTTTGGTCCGGGCATGAAAAACTGGGTTAGAGGCCATGTATGTTGCACTTAAGTTATCACAGTGAAGAAGGATAGGAAACTGCACCTTAGTTCCAAGTTCGTGTAGTAAGAAAGCCAACCAAGTGGTTTCTACACTAGCATGTGAAAGGGCTCTGTATTCAGATTCAGCACTTGAGCGAGCAATTGTAGGTTGCTTTTTGGAGCACCAAGAGATCAGATTAGTGCCGATATAACAAAGATAATCAGATGTTGATCTGCGAGTTTCTGGACAGCCTGCCCAATCTGCGTCAGAATAAGCACTGATATGCAGTGGTTGACACTGGGGACGAATGAACAGGCCTTGATTAAGAGTACCCTTGATGTATCGAAGTATGCGCTTCGCAGCTAGTAAATGAGAAGTGCGCGGATGACTCATGAACTGGGAAATTGAGTTAACTGCATAGGCAATATCAGGACGAGTTATCGTCAAGTATTGAAGAGAACCAACAATTTCCCTAAAGGCAGTGGGATTGGCAAGTATGTCGCCATCATCAGAACTGAGAGTAGTTTTTGCTGACATGGGAGTACTTACTGGTTTAGAAAGCAGCATATCGTGCTTGACTAGAAGATCATGAGCATACTTAAGCTGACCAATATGTAGTCCATCATTTTGATAACTTACTTGTAAGCCAAGAAAATAATTCAAAGGACCCAAGTCTTTGATGTCAAATTCACGACCAAGTACATGAATGAATCTTTCCAGAAGGTTATTGTCGCTGCCCGTAATCACTATGTCGTCCACATATAGCAGAAAGTAGATTGTATGGTTGTTATGACGGAATATGAAGAGTGAGGGATCAGCTAAGCTTTGAACAAAACCAGCAGATTTGAGGAAAGTTTTCATACGGCGAAACCAAGCACGGGGGGGCCTGTTTTAGACCGTATAGCGCCTTGTGGAGCTTGCAAACATAATTGGGTCTAGATGGATCAACAAAACCAGGGGTTGAGCCATGTAAACTTCCTCCTTTAGTAATCCATGTAGGAATGCATTTTTGACATCTAATTGTCGAAGTGCCCATCCCCGAGAAAGCGCAAGACTAAGGACAGTCCTTATAGTGGCCGGTTTGATAACTGGGCTGAATGTTTCTTCGTAATCGATGCCTTGTTGTTGATGGAAACCTTTGGCAACAAGCCGAGCTTTATACCTTTCAATTGTGCCATCCGGATTACGCTTAGTACGAAACACCCATTGGCAGCCGATTGTGTTGTGAGATGGTGATGGAGGCACAAGAGTCCAAGTCTGATTTTTCATCAGTGCATTAACTTCCTCTGTCATAGCATTGCGCCAAACTTCATGTTTAGAAGCCTCTGTATAACATGTTGGTTCAGAATTTTCCACAGCGGTATGAAGAGCCTGAGGAAGGGGATGTTTTACAGCTGTAGCCTAACGTTTGTTCTGCGGAAGTGTGCCATCTTTAGAACAAGTTATCATTGGGTGTTGAGCAGATGGAAGAGGGAGCATTTGAGCCTCTGTTGGGGCTGATTCAGATGTCGTCGTGGTTTCTGTTGTCACCGATGTCGGAATTGAGACAGTTGTAGCTTTATTACGACGTTGATATGTGAGCACAGGTGGTGGA includes:
- the LOC135149279 gene encoding uncharacterized mitochondrial protein AtMg00810-like — its product is MKTFLKSAGFVQSLADPSLFIFRHNNHTIYFLLYVDDIVITGSDNNLLERFIHVLGREFDIKDLGPLNYFLGLQVSYQNDGLHIGQLKYAHDLLVKHDMLLSKPVSTPMSAKTTLSSDDGDILANPTAFREIVGSLQYLTITRPDIAYAVNSISQFMSHPRTSHLLAAKRILRYIKGTLNQGLFIRPQCQPLHISAYSDADWAGCPETRRSTSDYLCYIGTNLISWCSKKQPTIARSSAESEYRALSHASVETTWLAFLLHELGTKVQFPILLHCDNLSATYMASNPVFHARTKHIELDYHFVREKVAAGSHRVCYIPSVDQPADHLTKPLHKHRHSLLTHKLFHQRSSSLRGDVKAIPQNQHIT